In one window of Vicia villosa cultivar HV-30 ecotype Madison, WI unplaced genomic scaffold, Vvil1.0 ctg.002321F_1_1, whole genome shotgun sequence DNA:
- the LOC131638483 gene encoding glucan endo-1,3-beta-glucosidase 12-like isoform X2, whose product MAPLAFFFLFLSLSSSSSEAGSIGINYGRIANNLPTPSKVVELLKTQGITRVKLYDTEPTVLTALSNSNIKVTVAMPNELLSNAAADQSFTDTWIQTNILKYHPATQIEAIAVGNEVFVDPKNTTNYLVPAMKNVQASLVKNNLDKEIKISSPIALSALQSSYPTSSGSFKPELIEPVIKPMLELLRKTGSSLMVNAYPFFAYAANSDTISLNYALFKDNPGVVDSGNGLKYSNLLDAQIDAVYAAMSALQYDDVGITVSETGWPSLGDSNEVGAGEDNAASYNGNLVKRVLNGSGTPLRPNETVNVFLFALFNENQKTGPTSERNYGLFYPSEEKVYDIPLTVAGINKTVVPSGGGVGRSVVPVKGDVSAVVNKGETWCVANGGYSEEKLQHALDYACGEGGADCGPIQPGATCYNPNTLEAHASYAFNSFYQKKSRGSGTCDFGGAGYVVTQPPRYGTCNFPTGY is encoded by the exons ATGGCTCctcttgcattctttttcttgttCCTCTCactctcttcttcatcttcag AAGCAGGTTCTATCGGAATCAATTACGGAAGAATAGCTAATAATTTACCAACACCATCAAAGGTGGTCGAGCTCTTGAAAACACAAGGTATCACCCGCGTGAAGCTCTACGACACTGAACCCACCGTCCTCACCGCCCTttcaaattccaacatcaaagttaccGTCGCCATGCCAAACGAGCTTCTCTCCAACGCCGCCGCGGACCAATCCTTCACCGACACATGGATCCAAACCAACATCCTTAAATATCACCCCGCAACTCAAATCGAAGCCATTGCTGTCGGAAACGAAGTCTTCGTAGACCCGAAAAACACAACAAACTACCTCGTACCCGCCATGAAAAACGTTCAAGCTTCTCTCGTAAAAAACAATCTCGACAAAGAAATCAAAATCTCTTCACCCATAGCACTTTCCGCTTTACAATCTTCTTACCCAACCTCATCCGGTTCGTTTAAACCCGAACTAATCGAACCGGTTATTAAACCGATGTTGGAGCTTCTTCGTAAAACCGGTTCTTCTTTAATGGTTAACGCTTATCCTTTCTTTGCTTACGCTGCTAACTCGGATACAATTTCGTTAAACTACGCTTTGTTTAAGGACAACCCTGGTGTTGTTGATTCGGGTAACGGTTTGAAGTATAGTAACCTCCTCGACGCTCAAATTGATGCAGTTTATGCTGCCATGTCAGCACTTCAATACGACGACGTTGGGATAACTGTTTCTGAGACGGGTTGGCCTTCGTTAGGTGACTCTAATGAAGTTGGAGCTGGGGAAGACAATGCGGCGTCGTATAATGGAAATTTAGTTAAGAGAGTTTTGAATGGGAGTGGGACCCCTTTGAGACCAAATGAAACGGTTAATGTTTTTTTGTTTGCTCTTTTTAACGAGAATCAGAAAACGGGTCCTACGTCGGAGAGAAACTACGGGTTGTTTTATCCGAGTGAAGAGAAGGTTTATGATATTCCGTTGACGGTGGCGGGGATTAATAAAACGGTGGTGCCGTCGGGAGGGGGAGTTGGGAGGAGTGTGGTGCCGGTGAAAGGTGACGTGTCGGCGGTGGTGAATAAAGGTGAGACGTGGTGTGTGGCGAATGGGGGTTATTCTGAGGAGAAGCTGCAACACGCGCTTGATTACGCGTGTGGGGAAGGTGGGGCGGATTGTGGTCCGATCCAACCGGGTGCCACGTGTTACAATCCGAATACGTTGGAGGCGCATGCCTCGTATGCTTTCAATAGTTTTTATCAGAAGAAGTCACGTGGGAGTGGCACGTGCGATTTTGGTGGTGCTGGTTATGTTGTTACTCAACCTCCTA GGTATGGAACATGCAATTTTCCAACAGGATATTGA
- the LOC131638483 gene encoding glucan endo-1,3-beta-glucosidase 12-like isoform X1 has translation MAPLAFFFLFLSLSSSSSVFSEAGSIGINYGRIANNLPTPSKVVELLKTQGITRVKLYDTEPTVLTALSNSNIKVTVAMPNELLSNAAADQSFTDTWIQTNILKYHPATQIEAIAVGNEVFVDPKNTTNYLVPAMKNVQASLVKNNLDKEIKISSPIALSALQSSYPTSSGSFKPELIEPVIKPMLELLRKTGSSLMVNAYPFFAYAANSDTISLNYALFKDNPGVVDSGNGLKYSNLLDAQIDAVYAAMSALQYDDVGITVSETGWPSLGDSNEVGAGEDNAASYNGNLVKRVLNGSGTPLRPNETVNVFLFALFNENQKTGPTSERNYGLFYPSEEKVYDIPLTVAGINKTVVPSGGGVGRSVVPVKGDVSAVVNKGETWCVANGGYSEEKLQHALDYACGEGGADCGPIQPGATCYNPNTLEAHASYAFNSFYQKKSRGSGTCDFGGAGYVVTQPPRYGTCNFPTGY, from the exons ATGGCTCctcttgcattctttttcttgttCCTCTCactctcttcttcatcttcag TTTTTTCAGAAGCAGGTTCTATCGGAATCAATTACGGAAGAATAGCTAATAATTTACCAACACCATCAAAGGTGGTCGAGCTCTTGAAAACACAAGGTATCACCCGCGTGAAGCTCTACGACACTGAACCCACCGTCCTCACCGCCCTttcaaattccaacatcaaagttaccGTCGCCATGCCAAACGAGCTTCTCTCCAACGCCGCCGCGGACCAATCCTTCACCGACACATGGATCCAAACCAACATCCTTAAATATCACCCCGCAACTCAAATCGAAGCCATTGCTGTCGGAAACGAAGTCTTCGTAGACCCGAAAAACACAACAAACTACCTCGTACCCGCCATGAAAAACGTTCAAGCTTCTCTCGTAAAAAACAATCTCGACAAAGAAATCAAAATCTCTTCACCCATAGCACTTTCCGCTTTACAATCTTCTTACCCAACCTCATCCGGTTCGTTTAAACCCGAACTAATCGAACCGGTTATTAAACCGATGTTGGAGCTTCTTCGTAAAACCGGTTCTTCTTTAATGGTTAACGCTTATCCTTTCTTTGCTTACGCTGCTAACTCGGATACAATTTCGTTAAACTACGCTTTGTTTAAGGACAACCCTGGTGTTGTTGATTCGGGTAACGGTTTGAAGTATAGTAACCTCCTCGACGCTCAAATTGATGCAGTTTATGCTGCCATGTCAGCACTTCAATACGACGACGTTGGGATAACTGTTTCTGAGACGGGTTGGCCTTCGTTAGGTGACTCTAATGAAGTTGGAGCTGGGGAAGACAATGCGGCGTCGTATAATGGAAATTTAGTTAAGAGAGTTTTGAATGGGAGTGGGACCCCTTTGAGACCAAATGAAACGGTTAATGTTTTTTTGTTTGCTCTTTTTAACGAGAATCAGAAAACGGGTCCTACGTCGGAGAGAAACTACGGGTTGTTTTATCCGAGTGAAGAGAAGGTTTATGATATTCCGTTGACGGTGGCGGGGATTAATAAAACGGTGGTGCCGTCGGGAGGGGGAGTTGGGAGGAGTGTGGTGCCGGTGAAAGGTGACGTGTCGGCGGTGGTGAATAAAGGTGAGACGTGGTGTGTGGCGAATGGGGGTTATTCTGAGGAGAAGCTGCAACACGCGCTTGATTACGCGTGTGGGGAAGGTGGGGCGGATTGTGGTCCGATCCAACCGGGTGCCACGTGTTACAATCCGAATACGTTGGAGGCGCATGCCTCGTATGCTTTCAATAGTTTTTATCAGAAGAAGTCACGTGGGAGTGGCACGTGCGATTTTGGTGGTGCTGGTTATGTTGTTACTCAACCTCCTA GGTATGGAACATGCAATTTTCCAACAGGATATTGA